One window from the genome of Engraulis encrasicolus isolate BLACKSEA-1 chromosome 16, IST_EnEncr_1.0, whole genome shotgun sequence encodes:
- the LOC134466503 gene encoding PDZ and LIM domain protein 3-like: MAVNVVLQGPAPWGFRLVGGKDFNQPLSISRINPGSKAAMVNLCPGDVILAIGGMPAENLMHYEAQNVIKDCGDQLCLTIERPETRLWSPNVSEGGKVNPFKINLEAEPQEYRPIGTGHNRQAQPFVAAANIDDKRQLVSATYNTPIGLYSSGNIQDAMHGQMRGLVQDKPQSPRTLNSIEESDVYRMLKKDQDEEPLEPRQSGSFKALQDFVNSDGTRPLVTRTVRAPTTKPSAPTGNLQKLPVCDKCGNGIVGTVVKARDKFRHPGCFVCTDCDMNLKQKGYFFVEGQLYCEIHARARTRPPKDEDL; this comes from the exons ATGGCAGTGAACGTCGTCCTCCAGGGACCGGCCCCATGGGGGTTTAGACTAGTTGGAGGAAAGGACTTCAACCAACCCTTAAGCATATCCAGG ATCAACCCTGGCAGTAAAGCAGCAATGGTGAACCTGTGCCCTGGTGACGTCATCTTGGCAATTGGAGGCATGCCTGCAGAAAATCTGATGCACTATGAAGCTCAGAACGTAATCAAGGACTGTGGCGATCAGCTCTGCCTCACTATAGAGAG GCCTGAAACGAGACTATGGTCACCTAATGTATCAGAGGGTGGAAAGGTCAACCCTTTTAAAATCAACTTAGAAGCAGAGCCACAG GAGTATCGACCAATTGGGACAGGCCATAACCGTCAAGCCCAGCCCTTTGTGGCTGCAGCAAACATTGATGACAAACGTCAGCTGGTGAGCGCCACCTATAACACCCCCATTGGTCTCTACTCTTCAGGCAACATTCAGGACGCCATGCATGGCCAGATGCGTGGCCTGGTCCAAGACAAACCGCAGAG TCCCAGAACGCTGAACTCCATAGAGGAGTCAGATGTGTACCGCATGCTGAAAAAGGACCAGGACGAGGAGCCTCTTGAACCCAGACAGTCTGGCTCCTTCAAGGCCCTGCAGGACTTTGTCAACAGCGATg GTACTCGTCCTCTAGTAACAAGAACTGTGAGAGCTCCCACCACTAAACCTTCTGCTCCGACCGGGAACCTGCAGAAGCTGCCTGTGTGCGACAAGTGTGGCAATGGGATAGT TGGAACAGTGGTGAAGGCAAGGGACAAGTTTCGTCACCCTGGCTGTTTTGTCTGCACGGACTGTGACATGAACCTAAAGCAAAAAGGTTATTTCTTTGTGGAGGGTCAGCTGTACTGCGAGATCCACGCCCGTGCTCGAACTAGACCTCCCAAGGACGAAGACCTGTGA
- the LOC134465620 gene encoding uncharacterized protein LOC134465620 translates to MPEPSSPPSSDPPPPLSGSRPRGIEEKHVWLFPEQTKSDYSVQASCSAQSTPYRGNEEWQVGTGQTGLNKLGPYDELLSMPLNSRTRSEEKVVMSQHLDRENSVMCSDESKSMETTVHEPICLTTQSQFSIGPQSSANSVSDIYGKQTQDILSSVFGNSSKATHGYSDSINSIIDAGLPELYIQEDEEEEPSWQEVADKHSKPIADHCSGHLAKALDPFGSSESSAPTSVEPLNILDSSPPTPTLSSLWLSSPKALSSAFTPVRPTQICPPPLALQSICSTLPGSLTPLSLPSCSTATLLPTLTKCSHHSPHLCPTLVPALQAHSIPPFSSSSVALMHHEEPGIPAPHSAPRPLPSPSPSLPPSPISPSPSTCCTSQEAAVSIPSTPPPVLPPSCALSSSPGPRPPPCASSPGPRSLTGPSPRLPLRPSSPISFPPPSSLPTSSLFLDTLLPTIPASPPSPSSPCTPPPPSSPLPLSMPSEPQASAPPSEKCPRYPVPITYDSSSSAKDTSIASSPHPLSHFTSISPLPSSAPPSVAAPFSVPTSTSPPPTDSPTPDPSSPPTSHSPDIAPASTRSCPSMDDAPSPSSAVSAPPPLLLSSFPSVPIPPLPNTSDSAPSLSPRVEHRSPQIKVKHRCPSQASACCFPPLLMTN, encoded by the exons ATGCCAGAGCCCTCTTCCCCTCCGAGctctgatcctcctcctcctctgagtgGCAGTAGACCAAGAGGCATAGAGGAGAAGCATGTATGGCTTTTCCCAGAACAGACAAAGTCAGACTATTCCGTGCAAGCCTCCTGCTCTGCTCAATCCACCCCCTACAGGGGAAATGAAGAATGGCAGGTGGGCACAGGCCAGACTGGACTGAATAAACTGGGCCCCTATGATGAGCTCTTGTCCATGCCTCTGAACAGCAGAACAAGGTCTGAGGAGAAGGTTGTGATGTCCCAGCACTTGGACAGGGAAAATTCTGTTATGTGCAGTGATGAATCAAAGAGCATGGAGACGACAGTACATGAGCCAATCTGTCTTACTACCCAGAGTCAGTTCTCGATCGGACCACAAAGTTCTGCTAACTCAGTGTCAGATATCTATGGAAAACAGACGCAGGACATCCTCTCTAGTGTATTTGGTAATTCATCAAAAGCGACACATGGTTACTCCGATTCAATCAATTCCATTATCGATGCAGGATTACCTGAGTTGTATAtacaggaagatgaagaggaggagcctTCCTGGCAGGAAGTAGCAGATAAACACTCAAAGCCAATCGCAGATCATTGTAGTGGACACTTGGCTAAG GCTTTGGATCCTTTTGGTAGCTCTGAGTCATCTGCCCCGACTTCTGTTGAACCACTTAATATTTTAGATTCCAGTCCTCCTACTCcaaccctctcctccctctggctTTCCTCTCCAAAAGCTCTGTCTTCTGCTTTCACTCCTGTCCGCCCCACTCAAATCTGCCCTCCTCCCCTTGCCCTCCAATCTATTTGTTCAACCCTGCCCGGATCCCTCACTCCTCTATCACTTCCTTCATGCTCGACTGCCACCTTACTCCCTACCTTAACAAAATGCTCTCATCATTCTCCTCACCTTTGTCCCACATTAGTACCAGCCTTACAAGCCCATAGCATTCCACCATTCTCTTCTTCGTCTGTTGCCTTAATGCATCACGAGGAGCCCGGAATTCCAGCACCCCATTCTGCACCCCGGCcattgccctctccctctccctctctccctccttctccaatCTCCCCTTCTCCGTCCACTTGTTGCACCTCTCAGGAGGCTGCTGTGTCCATTCCGTCTACACCTCCACCTGTACTGCCGCCATCTtgtgctctctcctcctcaccaggGCCCAGGCCACCTCCCTGTGCGTCCTCACCTGGCCCACGCTCGCTCACAGGGCCCTCCCCTCGTTTACCTCTCCGCCCCTCCTCCCcaatctcttttcctcctccttcctctctccccacgTCCTCCCTCTTCCTTGACACCCTGCTGCCCACTATCCCagcatctcctccttctccttcctctccctgcactcctcctcctccctcctctccactccctctgtcCATGCCCTCTGAGCCACAGGCCTCAGCACCTCCATCAGAGAAATGCCCTCGTTACCCAGTTCCAATCACATATGATTCTTCCTCCTCTGCAAAAGACACCTCCATTGCATCATCACCTCATCCTCTATCTCATTTTACTTCTATCTCTCCCCTGCCATCCTCTGCACCCCCATCTGTAGCTGCTCCATTTTCAGTGCCCACCTCCACTTCTCCGCCCCCCACTGACTCACCAACACCTGATCCCTcatcacctcccacctcccattcTCCTGACATCGCTCCGGCGTCTACTCGCTCGTGTCCCTCTATGGACGACGCCCCCTCCCCTTCTTCCGctgtctctgctcctcctccactccttctctcatccttccCTTCTGTCCCCATTCCCCCTCTCCCTAACACTTCAGactctgctccctctctttctccccgtgTGGAGCACAGGTCTCCTCAGATCAAGGTAAAGCACCGGTGTCCGAGTCAAGCATCCGCCTGCTGCTTTCCTCCATTGTTAATGACTAACTAA